Genomic segment of Paenibacillus polymyxa:
CGATGTGGACACGATTCATCTGAACATGCAGGAATGTATCTATCGTAAAGATCGCAGCGGTGCCCCCTCATATGAAAAGCTGGACGATCTGTTCCGTAGTGACTACGAGACCGAGCTGGACGTGATTTCTGAGGCAACAAAAGTTCTTTTGACACGACTCTGTCTTACAGACTACGATCATATTTATATTCCGCTTGCAATCGGAAGACATGTGGATCACGGTATCGTGCGGGTTGCGGCCGAACAGGCTGTACGAAGTATTAGTGATCTGGAAGTCTCTGCCCGTTTGATTTACTACGAAGATCTACCGTATTTAAACTATGGTCAAGATATAAAATGGGAAATTGACCTAGCTCGGAATCTACATCCAGTCTACATTTCACTTCCCAAGTGCAGTTTGAAACAGAAGACTGCGGCCATCCTGGAATACCGCTCCCAGATCCGTCTATTATGGCACTCCCGATGGGAGATGCTTAGACAAGTGATTCAACATGCGCATTCGTGCCGTCCGCCAGAGCATCAGCCTGATCCAAACTCATATTGCTTCAGACTGCATGTTGTGAGTGTGCATGATCAAGTACCGCTTGCTATAAGCGTTCCTGGTAACTTTTAATAAGATCAGCCAAGTCGCCAAGGGTTAGATGACTGCCTGCCATGTTACCTACCAGTTCGTCCGGGAGCTCTAGACCGAATTCGGTTTCGAGCTCCACGACGAATGTAATCATCTGCATAGAATTCATTTGGATCCATATCTCTTCAAGTAACGCATTAGCGTTTATACGTTGTTTATCGTAGTCCGGAATCTTTTGATGAATAAGGTTTTGGATGCGTTCCAAACAGAGTTGTTTTCTCAACGTTAGACCTCCTCCTCTACGCCCATTGGAGTTATGTTTGACACAAGGCTCAAGTTGTAGATCATAAGTTCGATAGCCTCGCGCTCACAGGCTTGAATACGCCTAATTAACACTTCCACTTTTTTGAGGTTATCTTCGTTTTTCGTCAGTGAATATTTGATAATCAAATTTCGCGCTAATAGAGCATCGTCGGCAATCGTCTGATAGCGAACCTTGAGCTGATTACTTTCCCCTAGAACACCAGTTTGATTCATGAAGTCAATTCGTTCCAACATCAAGATCTTGTGATCATAGATCATTTGA
This window contains:
- a CDS encoding PIG-L deacetylase family protein; this encodes MNNHCLFVSAHLDDAIISCGDYIDLLVRAGYHVTIATVFTGTGTDLSLLARILHKKFGLSSDVMKVRREEDISACDLLDVDTIHLNMQECIYRKDRSGAPSYEKLDDLFRSDYETELDVISEATKVLLTRLCLTDYDHIYIPLAIGRHVDHGIVRVAAEQAVRSISDLEVSARLIYYEDLPYLNYGQDIKWEIDLARNLHPVYISLPKCSLKQKTAAILEYRSQIRLLWHSRWEMLRQVIQHAHSCRPPEHQPDPNSYCFRLHVVSVHDQVPLAISVPGNF
- a CDS encoding acyl carrier protein; this translates as MRKQLCLERIQNLIHQKIPDYDKQRINANALLEEIWIQMNSMQMITFVVELETEFGLELPDELVGNMAGSHLTLGDLADLIKSYQERL